A region of the Myxococcus stipitatus DSM 14675 genome:
CCACCACGGGCATCAACGTGTCGCGGGGCCCGGTGAATGGCTCGCTCTTCGCGGTGGGCGCCAACATCGTGACGAAGGACTCCGAGGGCCTGCTGGCCTCGGTGGGCGCCAACATCGTGCGTGGCGACGTGACGGGCGTGCTGGCCACGGTGGGCGCCAACGTGGTGACGGGCACGGTGGACGGCTCGCAGTTGAGCGTGGGCGCCAACCTGGCGACGGGCAAGGTGCTGGGCGCGCAGCTGAGCGTGGGCGGCAACCTGGCGGGTGAGTCGCTCAACGGCCTGCAGATGGCGGTGGGCGGCAACGTGGCGAGGGGCGTCTCGCGCGGCGTGCAGATGTCGGCGGGCGTCAACGTGGCCCCGGACCTGACGGGTCTCCAGATGTCGTCCGGCGTCAGCTACGCGGGCAAGCTGTCCGGCGCGCAGGTGTCCATCATCAACGTGGGTGGCTCGGTGGAGGGCGCGCAGGTGGGCCTGGTCAACGTGGCCAGCCGCATCGACGGCGCGCAGGTGGGGCTCATCAACGTCGCGGGCGAGACGCAGGGCGAGTCGGTGGGCCTGCTGAGCTTCGTGGGCAACGGCATGGCGAACGTGCAGGTGTGGGCCAGCGACATCGCGCTGACGAACGTGAGCTTGAAGCTGGGCGGGCGGCACCTCTACACGGTGCTCAACGTGGGCCTGACGCCGCCGATGGGGGGGGACCGCCGCCGCTACACGACGGGCGTGGGCGTGGGTGGACACATCCCGCTGGGGCGCTTCTTCGTGGACATGGACCTGATGGGCTCCAGCGTGCACGCCAACCGCCTCTTCGACTTCGACGACGACACGAACCACGTGCTGGGGCAGTTGCGGCTGATGGCGGGCTGGCAGGTGGCGCGCCGCTTCGCGGTGTTCGGCGGCGTGAGCGCGAACACGCTGGTGACGTGGAATGGCAGCGACCCGTGGAAGGAGCTGGGCATCGGGCCGGAGTGGAAGGAGACCTCCGACAGCGGTCGCACCGTCGTGCGCACCTGGCCGGGCATCCTCGCGGGCATCCAGATTTGAGCCCGGGGCGGGCGCTTCCCTCCGCGTGAGGCGCCCCCCAAGTTCCCCTCGAGCGCCGCCTGTCGGTTGAGACGGCGCAAGGGAGCGACCCCATGGACGGCACCATGCGTGTGATGGTTCTCCACGCACCCGGGCAACCGCTTCGAGAGGAGCGGTGGCCCGTTCCTCGTCCGGGGCCGCAAGAGGTGCTGCTGCAAGTGCGGGCGTGCGCGGTGTGCCGCACGGACCTGCACCTGGTGGATGGAGAGCTGCCCCGGCCCAAGCTGCCCGTGGTGCCGGGCCATGAAGTGGTGGCCACCGTCGTCGAGGCGGGCGCCGAGGTGCTGGGGCTGGAGGTGGGCACCCGCGTGGGCGTGCCCTGGCTCGGGTGGACGTGCGGCCAGTGCCGCTACTGCGTCTCCGGTCGGGAGAACCTCTGCGACGATGCTCGCTTCACCGGTTACCAGGTGGATGGCGGTTACGCCGAGTACACCGTGGCGCACCACCGCTACTGCTTTCCGCTGCCGGCGAGCTACCCGGACTTCCACGCCGCGCCGTTGATGTGCGCGGGGCTCATCGGCTTTCGCAGCCTGCGCATGGCGGGAGACGGTGAGCGGCTGGGGATGTATGGCTTTGGCGCCGCCGCGCACGTGCTCATCCAGGTGGCGCGCTATCAAGGTCGGCGCGTGTTTGCCTTCACGCGGCCGGGGGACGAGGCGGGGCAGCACTTCGCGCGGGAGTCGGGCGCGGAGTGGGCGGGGGGCTCGGATGTCTTGCCGCCCGAGCCCTTGGACGCGGCCATCCTCTTCGCGCCCGTGGGGGCGCTGGTGCCCGCGGCGCTGCGGGCCGTGGACAAGGGCGGTGTCGTGGTGTGTGGCGGCATCCACATGAGCGATGTCCCGTCGTTCCCGTATGCGCTGCTCTGGGAGGAGCGCGGGGTGCGCTCGGTGGCGAACCTGACGCGGGCGGATGCGCTGGACTTCCTGGTGCTCGCGCCCTTGGTGCCCGTGCGCACCGAGGTGAGGGTGTTCCCGCTCTCCGCCGCGAACGAGGCGCTCGCCGCGCTGCGCGAGGGACAGGTGCGCGGCGCGGCCGTGCTGGACCCTCGCGCGTAGCTTCCGAGGTGAGCGGTGGCAAATCGCCCCGCAGGGACTGCGTGATGCGCCGTTTCGCCGCAAAGGCTGCGGAGGTGGGGGACGCGGGGGCTGACATTTCGAGGGGTTGGAGTTGGCCGACCGGATGCAATGGGAAGGCTCGCAACCCGACCCCACGCGGATGGGGCCAGACCCGAGGCCAACGATGAAGCGAGCGTTGCAGATCACCTACCGGGGCATGCCGACGAGCGAGGCGCTCAACGAGCACATTCGAGACCACGCGGCGAAGCTGGAGCACTTCTTCGATGGCATCGTGGGATGCCATGTCGTGGTGGACGAGCCGCACCGGCATCAGCACCACGGCCACCAGTTCCGCGTGCGCGTGGACCTGCACGTGCCGGGCAAGGACATCAGCGCGGGGCGCACCGCGGCGGAGCATGCCGCGCACGAGGACCCCTACCAGGCCGTGACGGAGGCGTTCGAGGCCGCGCGCCGGCAGCTCCAGCACTACACGCAGGCGCACCACGCGCAGTACCGGCACTGAGTGGAGGCTGTTGGGGATGGAAGGCCGTGAGGGAGTGCGTTAGACGGGGCGGCCCATGGTCGTGGCAGCACCTGCCTGGCGCACTCGCTCATGACGTCCTCCACTCCCGACGCTGCTTCGCACGGGCGGCTTCGCCTCTGGTTGGGGCACCTGTCGCTGCCCCTCGTCGTGCTGGCCTGGGGGCTGTTCGTCGTCGCCCCCACGTGGGTCCAGGCCGCGCGCGCCTGCTTTCCGAACTTCGACCTGGGCATCTACACCCAGGCCTTCGCGCGCCTCTCGTTCGCGGACCCCAATCCCTGGCTGAGCGGGCGGCAGATATTCCTCTTCAACGACCACTTCGACCCCATCCTGTGGCTGGCGCAGCCCCTGACGGAGGTCCTGCCCGCGATGTGGGCGGGGCTGGTGGCCGAGTCGCTCTTCGTGCTGCTGTCGCTGGTTCCGCTGCTCTGGCTCCACGCGCGCGGGCTCCTGAGCCGCGCGTCCACGGTGCTGGCGGCGGGGCTCCTGCTGCTGTCGGTGGGGGCCGTGGATGCGCTGCGGTTCCCCATCCATCCCACGACGTGGTCCGTGCTGCCGTGGGTGCTGGCGGGCGTGGCCTTCCACTTCCGCCGCAACGGGCTGCTGCTGGTGGCGATGGTGCTGCTGTTCTCCTGCAAGGAGGAGTTCGCCTTCGTGGGCATCATGCTCGCCGTGGCACTGTGGTTGCGCGGTGACAGGCGTCACGCGGTGGCGGCCCTGGTGCTGTCCGTCGCATGGGTCGCGTGGGTCTACGGGGTGCGGCCCCGGCTCTGGGGACACACGCAGGACCATGTCGAGCGGCTCGAGCGAGGGCTGGAGGAGGGCTGGCTTCAGTACCTCTGGCTCCGCGTGCATCCCTCGCAGCTCGCGCGCGTGGGCACCTTGTTGGTGGCCCTGGCGCCGCTCATCCTCTGGACGTGGCGCGAGCGCCTGAGGCCGGACTGGGCCTGGATGTTGGTGCTCCTGCCCTTGTTGGGCATCCGGTTCCTGGGCATGGCCTGGCGCTTCCACTACGTCGCGCCGCTGATGGCCGCGGCGCTGATGGGCTTCCTTCCCGTCCTGCGCGCCCGGAGGCCGCCGGCCTGGGTGCTGGTGAGCACCTTCGTGCTGCTCATCACCACCAACGAGAACAACCTGCGCGCGGGGTGGCGGACGCTGGTGACGCCGCTCGGGTTCCCGGCCCGCTGCCCGGACGACCCGGCGCGGATGGCCAGCATCGCCCGAGGCGTGGAGTGGCTCACGCGCGAGCGCCAGGGCCCCGCGCTCATGGGGGGCAACTTCGTGCCGCTGCTGGCGCACCGGGATGACATCTTCGCGATGGGAGGCCCCTATCCCGCCGACGGCCGCGTGTTCGAATGGGTGTTGGTGGAGAAGCCTCCTCGAGGGGAAATCTGGCTCCTCTCCGCCGAGCGCATCCAGGAACTCATCGCGCTCTGGCGACAGGACGCGAACACGCAAGTCCTCATCGACGACCCCCACGTGTTCATGGCGAAGGGGCGCTTCGCCGGATACCCGTGAGCGCCTGCGCGCAGCCGAGGGCCGCCAGGCGGACAGGCCCCCGAGTGCGCGCAGGCGTGTGTAGGTGCCCGCCCTCTAGCGCGGAGGTACTGGAGGGCCAGTCATTGGCGAACAGTCCTCCACATCCCCTCACGCTCCGGCGGGAGGGGCGTTATCCTCGGGCCCTGTCCCCGCCATGAATGCCCCGCGGCTCCAGGTGCTGCTGGTGGACGACGAGGCACCGGTCCTCGCCACCACCGCGGCCGTGCTCTCCGAGGACTTCGACGTCCAGACCGCTCGCGATGCGCATGCCGCGCGGGTGCTGCTGGCGCGGAGCCGCTTCGACGTGCTGTGCACGGACCTCCACATGCCCGGGCCCAGCGGCATCCTGCTCCTGCGCGAGGCCGTCACGCAGGACCCGCACCTGGCGGGGGTGCTGGTGACGGGCTGCCGCGAGTACCTCGACTGGCGTGACAGGTTGGATGCGCAGGGCCTCTTCTACCTGGTGCTCAAGCCGTACCAGCCCGCGGACCTCATCGCGATGATCCACCGCGCCGCGGCCTCCGCGCGACTCAAGCGCGAGATGAGCCGGCTCACGTCCGGGCTGGCCGAGCACAAGTGGGGTCCTCGATGAAGCGTCCCGCGTTCGCGCGGGGGATGTGGGGGGCGCTGGGAGTGCTGTGGCTCGCCGCCCTGGCCGTGGGCTTCTCGCTCCTGACCCGACATTCCCTCACCCCTGGCGACAGACAGGAGGCGCCGTCGCGATGGCCTCGAGAGGCGCATCCGCCTCGCGCCGAGGGGCGGCCCACGCTGGTGATGCTGGCGCACCCGCGCTGTCCCTGCACCCGCGCGAGCCTGGGGGAGCTGGCGGTGGTGATGGAGCACGCCCGGGGCCGGCTGGATGCGCGCGTGCTGTTCCTCCGTCCGGAAGGGACGTCCGGAGACTGGACACAAGGCCCCCTGTGGCGTGCCGCCGCCGGGATTCCGGGCGTCCGCGTGCTCGCGGATGAAGGTGGGACACAAGCCCATTTGTTCGGAGCCGTCACTTCTGGACACTCCTTGCTCTATGATGCGGAAGGTCGGCTGCGCTTCAGTGGTGGGCTCACCGCGGCGCGAGGACACCGAGGAGACAATCCGGGGCGGGACGCCGTGGAGGCGCTGCTCCGGGATGCGGGTGGGTCGGGCGGGACGTCAGAGCACGGGGTCTACGGTTGCGCACTGGAGGAACCGCCCGGGGTCCGGGCCACGAACACCCCATGAAGCTCTCGGAGGACGTCAGCGGCCCGACGGTGGCATTGAAGGAACGCGCCGTCCTCCTGTTCCGGGAGCACCTGGGCGCCGTGCGCCGCCGCACGGACCGCCTCTTCGCGGGGCTGATGCTGGCGCAGTGGGCCTTCGGCATCCTCGTGGCCCTCTTCGTCGCGCCCTATGGATGGGAAGGCAAGGACGGCGCGCCCCACGCGCATGTGTATGCCGCCCTCTTCCTGGGCGCGGCGCTCACCGTGTTTCCCATTGCGCTGGCGCGCTGGCGCCCCGGGGACGCGGCCACGCGGCACGGGGTGGCGCTGGCGCAGATGCTGTGGTCCTCGCTGCTCATCCACCTGACGGGTGGGCGCGTGGAGACACACTTCCACGTCTTCGTCTCGCTGGCCTTCCTCGCGCTGTACAGAGACCCGTGGGTGCTGCTGTCGGCGACGTGCGCCACCATCGCGGACCACATCATCCGAGGCTTCCTCTGGCCGGAGTCCGTGTACGGCGTCGTGGACCCGGGGTGGTGGCGCTTCCTGGAGCACGGCTTCTGGGTCGGCATCCTCGACATGGTGTTGCTGCACGCCGGACGCGGGATGCGGCGGGAGATGCGCGAGGTCGCGGTGCGGCGCGCGGAGCTGGAGTTGGCGCGCGAGCGTGAAGAGGAGAAGTCCGCCGCGCTGGACCGCGCGCTGCGCGAGCTGAGCGGCTTCCAGGAGCACCTCATCCGCGTGGAGAAGCTCGCCGCGGTGGGTCAGTTGGCCGCCAGCGTGGGTCATGAACTGCGCAATCCGTTGGCCGCCGTGCGCAACGCCCACGCCTACCTCTCCCGACGACTGAGTCGGGATGTGATTGGGGCGGCGGATGACCCACGGGTCCCCCAGTTCCTGGGGGTCATGGAGCGGGAACTGGGCGCGTGCGCCAAGATCATCTCCGACTTGTTGGACTTCGCGCGGGAGCGCCCCCCCGCGCTCCAGCCGTGTCCGTTGCGACCTCTGGTGGACGAGGCCATTGGCGTCGTGCCGCCGCGCGACGGAGTGCGCATCATCAACGAAGTCCCCGAGTCTCTCCCCGTGCCCAGTCTGGACAAGGAACAGTTCCGTCAGGTCCTGGTGAACCTGGTGCAGAACGCGGTAGAGGCGATGCCAACGGGAAGGACGGGACAGGTTTCAGTGCTGGCGGAAGGACAAGACGCGGGGCCCTGGGCCATTCGCGTGATAGATGACGGGGCGGGCATCCCACCGGACGTGCTGCCCAAGATTTTCGAACCGCTTTTCACAACCAAGACGCGTGGGACGGGCTTGGGACTGGCGATTGTGGCGAACATGGTGCAACGTCACGGAGGCACAATCTCTGTGCGAAGCGAAGCCGGCCGGGGTAGTGAATTCCATATTCACCTTCCGGCAACCGCGGCGGCGCAGGCCGCATGATGGAGGACGTGGCTTTGGGCCCCGCTCGCATCCTTTTGGTCGACGACGAGGAGGGGCTGCGCATCACGCTCGCGGCGAACCTGGAGTTGGAGGGCCACACCGTCCTGGAGGCCGCCAACGGCGAGGAAGCGCTGCGTCTGTTGGGAGAGCACCCGGTGGATGTGGTGCTCAGCGACATGCGCATGCCGGGCTTGCACGGGGTGGACTTGTTGCGCCGCATCAAGCAGGCGCGCCCGGACATGCCCGTCGTGTTGATGACGGCCTTCACGGCGGAGGAACTGGTGGAGGACGCGCTCGCCGAAGGCGCCTTCACGGTGTTGCCCAAGCCCTTCGACGTGGCACACGCGCTGGACACCATCCTGCGCGCGGCGCGAGCGCCGCAGGTGTTGGTGGTGGACGACACGGAGCCGGTGGCCCGCGCCATGGTGCGCGCGCTGAGCACGGTGGGCCTGCGTGCGCGCGCCGTGTACAGCGGCGAAGAGGCGTTGACCTGGCTGCGTTCCGGCGACTTCGACGTGTGTGTGCTGGACCTGGTGATGCCAGAAATGAGCGGTCCGGAGCTGGTGGCCAAGGTGAAGGCGGCGGATTTGTCGGTGGCCGTTATTGCCATGTCCGGCCACGTGGTGCCGGAGCTGCTGCGGAAGGTGGCGGCGCAAGGCGCGGTGGTGTGTATGACGAAGCCGGTGCCTTTGCGGGAGTTGGTGCAAGCCATTGCTCGAGTGCGCGGACAGCCTCGGGTGCAGGGGCCCGTCGGGCCTCCGGGTGTGAGGAATTGACGGATGGGCGTGCGTGCAGACCTCCAGGCGCGGGAACGGGCCGCGGTGGCGGATGTCGTGG
Encoded here:
- a CDS encoding LA_2272 family surface repeat-containing protein; this translates as MKRKVSVCAGVMVAMVAMSAGAEESKGAEQASVPAVGTDGGAAEAAPAVEGPGVERAMAAPPLVEAAVAGNTSAGTAADAPTAARAEVKAEADEVHVPFSFTVVPGLSTSGFSQRNQVHDVSIGLVATQAKRIRALGLSLGANFVGEGGSSGVLATTGINVSRGPVNGSLFAVGANIVTKDSEGLLASVGANIVRGDVTGVLATVGANVVTGTVDGSQLSVGANLATGKVLGAQLSVGGNLAGESLNGLQMAVGGNVARGVSRGVQMSAGVNVAPDLTGLQMSSGVSYAGKLSGAQVSIINVGGSVEGAQVGLVNVASRIDGAQVGLINVAGETQGESVGLLSFVGNGMANVQVWASDIALTNVSLKLGGRHLYTVLNVGLTPPMGGDRRRYTTGVGVGGHIPLGRFFVDMDLMGSSVHANRLFDFDDDTNHVLGQLRLMAGWQVARRFAVFGGVSANTLVTWNGSDPWKELGIGPEWKETSDSGRTVVRTWPGILAGIQI
- a CDS encoding zinc-dependent alcohol dehydrogenase family protein produces the protein MDGTMRVMVLHAPGQPLREERWPVPRPGPQEVLLQVRACAVCRTDLHLVDGELPRPKLPVVPGHEVVATVVEAGAEVLGLEVGTRVGVPWLGWTCGQCRYCVSGRENLCDDARFTGYQVDGGYAEYTVAHHRYCFPLPASYPDFHAAPLMCAGLIGFRSLRMAGDGERLGMYGFGAAAHVLIQVARYQGRRVFAFTRPGDEAGQHFARESGAEWAGGSDVLPPEPLDAAILFAPVGALVPAALRAVDKGGVVVCGGIHMSDVPSFPYALLWEERGVRSVANLTRADALDFLVLAPLVPVRTEVRVFPLSAANEALAALREGQVRGAAVLDPRA
- a CDS encoding HPF/RaiA family ribosome-associated protein — translated: MKRALQITYRGMPTSEALNEHIRDHAAKLEHFFDGIVGCHVVVDEPHRHQHHGHQFRVRVDLHVPGKDISAGRTAAEHAAHEDPYQAVTEAFEAARRQLQHYTQAHHAQYRH
- a CDS encoding DUF2079 domain-containing protein, whose amino-acid sequence is MTSSTPDAASHGRLRLWLGHLSLPLVVLAWGLFVVAPTWVQAARACFPNFDLGIYTQAFARLSFADPNPWLSGRQIFLFNDHFDPILWLAQPLTEVLPAMWAGLVAESLFVLLSLVPLLWLHARGLLSRASTVLAAGLLLLSVGAVDALRFPIHPTTWSVLPWVLAGVAFHFRRNGLLLVAMVLLFSCKEEFAFVGIMLAVALWLRGDRRHAVAALVLSVAWVAWVYGVRPRLWGHTQDHVERLERGLEEGWLQYLWLRVHPSQLARVGTLLVALAPLILWTWRERLRPDWAWMLVLLPLLGIRFLGMAWRFHYVAPLMAAALMGFLPVLRARRPPAWVLVSTFVLLITTNENNLRAGWRTLVTPLGFPARCPDDPARMASIARGVEWLTRERQGPALMGGNFVPLLAHRDDIFAMGGPYPADGRVFEWVLVEKPPRGEIWLLSAERIQELIALWRQDANTQVLIDDPHVFMAKGRFAGYP
- a CDS encoding response regulator, translated to MNAPRLQVLLVDDEAPVLATTAAVLSEDFDVQTARDAHAARVLLARSRFDVLCTDLHMPGPSGILLLREAVTQDPHLAGVLVTGCREYLDWRDRLDAQGLFYLVLKPYQPADLIAMIHRAAASARLKREMSRLTSGLAEHKWGPR
- a CDS encoding sensor histidine kinase, coding for MKLSEDVSGPTVALKERAVLLFREHLGAVRRRTDRLFAGLMLAQWAFGILVALFVAPYGWEGKDGAPHAHVYAALFLGAALTVFPIALARWRPGDAATRHGVALAQMLWSSLLIHLTGGRVETHFHVFVSLAFLALYRDPWVLLSATCATIADHIIRGFLWPESVYGVVDPGWWRFLEHGFWVGILDMVLLHAGRGMRREMREVAVRRAELELAREREEEKSAALDRALRELSGFQEHLIRVEKLAAVGQLAASVGHELRNPLAAVRNAHAYLSRRLSRDVIGAADDPRVPQFLGVMERELGACAKIISDLLDFARERPPALQPCPLRPLVDEAIGVVPPRDGVRIINEVPESLPVPSLDKEQFRQVLVNLVQNAVEAMPTGRTGQVSVLAEGQDAGPWAIRVIDDGAGIPPDVLPKIFEPLFTTKTRGTGLGLAIVANMVQRHGGTISVRSEAGRGSEFHIHLPATAAAQAA
- a CDS encoding response regulator, whose product is MEDVALGPARILLVDDEEGLRITLAANLELEGHTVLEAANGEEALRLLGEHPVDVVLSDMRMPGLHGVDLLRRIKQARPDMPVVLMTAFTAEELVEDALAEGAFTVLPKPFDVAHALDTILRAARAPQVLVVDDTEPVARAMVRALSTVGLRARAVYSGEEALTWLRSGDFDVCVLDLVMPEMSGPELVAKVKAADLSVAVIAMSGHVVPELLRKVAAQGAVVCMTKPVPLRELVQAIARVRGQPRVQGPVGPPGVRN